The Enterococcus sp. 7F3_DIV0205 genome has a window encoding:
- the recR gene encoding recombination mediator RecR, translated as MHYPEPIAKLVESYMKLPGIGQKTAVRLAFYTLDMKEEDVNAFAKALISVKRDLHFCSICGNITEEDPCEICQDTTRDRSIILVVEEPKDVMAMEKMREYHGLYHVLHGVLSPMEGTGPEDINIASLIQRLHDDEVKEVIIATNATTEGEATAMYLSRLIKPAGIVVTRLAHGLSVGSDIEYADEVTLLKAVEGRREL; from the coding sequence ATGCATTATCCAGAACCCATAGCTAAACTAGTCGAAAGTTATATGAAATTACCAGGTATCGGTCAAAAAACAGCCGTACGCTTGGCTTTTTATACACTTGATATGAAAGAAGAAGATGTTAATGCTTTTGCTAAAGCGTTGATCAGTGTGAAACGTGATCTGCATTTTTGCAGTATTTGCGGTAATATCACAGAAGAAGATCCTTGTGAAATCTGTCAGGATACGACAAGAGATCGTAGTATTATCTTAGTTGTAGAAGAACCAAAAGATGTCATGGCAATGGAGAAGATGCGGGAATATCATGGTCTTTATCATGTACTTCATGGTGTATTATCTCCAATGGAAGGCACAGGTCCAGAAGATATCAATATTGCATCATTGATTCAACGTCTTCATGATGATGAGGTCAAAGAGGTTATTATAGCTACAAATGCCACGACAGAAGGTGAAGCGACTGCGATGTATCTTTCACGTTTGATCAAACCAGCAGGGATTGTAGTAACAAGGCTCGCTCATGGTTTGTCAGTCGGCAGTGATATCGAGTATGCGGATGAGGTCACTCTATTAAAAGCTGTAGAGGGACGTCGGGAACTTTAA
- a CDS encoding O-methyltransferase translates to MSYLEKLFAAVDDYFIEKLVEKDPIFDQILANNQKHQLPPHDVSPSQGKFLYLLARIKGAKRILEIGTLGGYSTLWFAKALDKEGQVISLEFDKKHAEVASENLALAGVSAKTTILIGPASDSLKSMVKDQTPPFDLIFIDADKENNSVYLDYALQLARSGTIIIGDNVVRDGAVIDQNSIDSRVLGVRSFVDDLSTSSKLTSTAIETVGVKGYDGFTISIVE, encoded by the coding sequence GTGAGTTATTTGGAAAAATTATTTGCAGCAGTTGATGATTATTTCATTGAAAAGTTAGTGGAAAAAGACCCCATTTTTGATCAAATCCTTGCTAATAACCAAAAGCACCAATTGCCTCCCCATGACGTTTCACCTTCTCAAGGAAAATTTCTTTATCTTCTTGCACGAATCAAAGGTGCCAAAAGAATTCTAGAAATTGGAACACTTGGAGGCTATAGCACTCTTTGGTTTGCTAAAGCACTAGACAAAGAAGGACAGGTTATCTCTCTTGAATTCGACAAAAAGCATGCTGAGGTTGCTTCGGAAAATTTAGCCCTTGCTGGTGTTTCTGCTAAAACAACGATTTTAATTGGTCCTGCTTCCGATAGTTTAAAAAGCATGGTAAAAGATCAGACACCACCTTTTGATTTGATTTTTATTGACGCAGATAAAGAAAATAACTCAGTTTATTTAGACTACGCCTTACAACTAGCTCGCTCTGGAACCATTATTATTGGGGATAATGTGGTGCGTGATGGTGCAGTCATTGACCAGAATAGTATTGACAGTAGAGTATTAGGAGTTCGATCTTTTGTAGATGATTTATCTACTTCATCTAAACTGACTTCGACAGCGATTGAAACAGTTGGAGTAAAAGGGTATGATGGTTTTACCATCAGTATTGTAGAATAG